The stretch of DNA gcccgcgcggcgtggaaGCACGGCTTGAGGCCGGCCGACCTCAACAACGACGCGGgggccgcgctcgaggagttgGTTGGCGAGGAGAtgtcggcggcttcgccgcAGACCAGGATCGAGTGGATGACGGAGAATGCGACCAAGATCAATTTCGCCAAGTTCAAGTCCAGCGTCGAGAAGGTCGCCGCGGATAAGCGGCACAACCTCGCGAGCACGCCAATCGGTGCCGAGCGCCCCATGCTCCTCTCGCAGCTCGTGAGCTCGGTGAAGAAGGCTGCGCCGATTCCCGCCACCGTCACGCCCACTGCGCAGCCCCGAGCGTTGGCGTCTGCGTTGGCGAACAAGGAGAACGGTTCCGTGAACGGGTTCACGccatcgcccgccgcggctagGTTGAAGCGTTCGAAGATGGGCAACGAGAGCGATGCTGAGAACGCGATACCCGGGTCGGGAAAGATGGAGATGACCGTCGGGGACGATCGAAGGTTGACCAGACGAATGTCCAGGCGCGAGGCTCTCACCGAGCTGCGGACCGGCGACTGAGAACTATCGGGGGGGGGGGTATTAAACGCACACGCACAGAACGTTGATCAATCTGACGTCGTGTTATGAATCGTTCGCTAACTAATTTGAGTGTTCACAACACGATGCGCCACTGACACAGCGTCATGTCCGCACCCACCGTGATGAGGTAGGTGTCGTCAAACATGAACCTCACCTGTGTCACCTTGGCCGAGTGCGCGCCAAACGTTCGACCTGCGCATCCCTTATGCGCTGGGTACTGATACATGTTGAGCATACCGAACTGGtccccgctcgcgacgaccgtCCTGGTGTGGCTCCTATCGCACGTGGTCACGTCGGTGCCCATGGAGTATCGGGGCAAGATGCCCTGCACTGGCCAgcccgcgacgcacgtccacgtcgcccaGTCCATGTTCCTGGTATCAGCCGGAAACTTAATCTGCTTACCGCTCGGCATCTCCCAGAAGAGCATCTCAAAGTCCCCGGAGTTGCTCTGCATCACGGTGCTGTCCTCGGACCAGTCTATGTGCCGGATGTAGCTCGCGTGACCCTTCGCGACCCCCATGCGTCCGTACTGCTTGCCCACGTCGTACACGTCGATGTAATTATCGTGCGAACCCACGCCCAGGTACTGACCGTTCGGCGAGTACTTGAGCTCGTGTATGGGCTCCTCCCTGTCCTTCTTGGCGTGTATGGTGTCCAGACTATCCGCGCTGAGAACcacgagcccgccgcccgcgagacCGATGGCAATCTGCGATCCATCCGGGTGATACGCGACGCTCCTTCCCTTTGCGCCCAAATCGCGAACCATGACCATCCTTCGGCTGGCGACGTCCCACACGCGCACGGTGCAGTCGTCGCCCACGGTGCACATCTGATGCTCCCCCGGGTGCGTGGCGAGCCCCCACACGGTTCCGTACCCGTGACCCTGGAGCATCAGCGTGTACGTGTACGAGGTGGTGTCCATCTCGTAAATCTCGCCAGTGCGGGTCCCGAGGATGAGCATGCTCCCTGACAGGTGCATCGCCTTGATGCACCCCGACATCGCCTGCGGGTGGTTAATCTCAACCTCCTTCAGGCACTGCATCAGGTCGATTGTCCAAAACTTAACCTTGCCCTCCTTACCACCCGATATCACGACGTCCCTGGTGGCGATGACCGCGTGGGTCACCTGGTGGCACCGGCGCATGTTCGTCGCGAGCTGGTACCCTTTGAACAGATAGAGGCTTCCGTCCTGCGTCCCCACCACGGTGGTGTCGGGGCCCGGAAAGCAGCAGCACAGCATGGTCTGAATCTTACCCCGCTTGGAGAACAGCGCCTTCCGCGCGACAAACGGAGACGTGCTCCAGAACATCAGGTGCTTCACGCCGCACGTCACCACGTAGTCCTGAAACGGGGACCACGAGACGGTGACAATCTTCTCGGGCGAacccttcgccgacgcgagcatcgTGCCCGTCTGCCACCTGTACACCGCGAGCGAGtggttcgcgtccgcgcccaccgcaCACAGCAGCGTACCGTCCCTGGAGAACGTCGCGGACACGATGGCCTTCTTGAGGAAGCCCTGGAGGATCGCaagcggtcgccgcgggtcgtcgcTGGACCAGACAATCAGCTTCGGGTTCCTGCCGACCTCGCCGGTTGCGAATATGCTCCCGGTGGGGTGCCTCGCGCAGCACAGGATGTCATCGGTGTGACCGGTGATGCCGTCGACCGTGGGGTTATCCGCGAGGAATCGCTGGGTGTTGCTCTCGCGGTTGTACACGatgccgagcgccgccgtgtGATAGACCACCTCGCCCCTGGCGGTGTAAAATAAATTATCGCGGGTATCGTGCGCTCGGTACCCGTGGACAAACTCGAGCTCCGCAGCTTCCATACAcggcgccagcgcgtccgGTTCCCGCAGGTACCCGTCCGGTGCGAAGATCGCAGGTGCGCACGGTAGGAACGCCAGCCTCGAACCGGGATCGAGCCCCGACCCTTGCGGAATCTCGCGGCTGGGCTTAGCCTCCAGCGAGGAGAGCGGCATGTACTGCGGCACCCCGTTAATGTGACCCGTCATCACCATCTGCACAACCTGGTTCGTCTTTGAAAAATCCTCGTAATCCTCCACCGACGTCAGCACCTCCTCCTCAACCTCGCTCGTCATCTCCTCGTCCCCCTCGTCCGCTTCGTAGTGCCGCCATTGGAACGCGCAGCGGTCGTTGCCTCCGACGGTTATGAGAAACTCGTCGTTGTAGCTGAACCTGCAGTTGGTGACGTGCGAGCTGTGGCCCAGGTAGCCGTGGTAATCCGCCCGTCCCACGTCACTGGGGTACCTGAACAGTTTTACCAAACCAaagtcgtccgcggtggccaccACGGTGCCGTCTGCGCTGCGGCAGCACGCGTTCACGTCCGTGCCGTCTGCGTGCTTCGGCCACACGCCCTGCACTGGCCAGCCCAGGGTTGAGGTCCACGAGTCCCACTTCGTGTCCTTGAGCGCCGTGGGAAACTTGACCTGCTCGCACCCGGGAATCTCCCAGAACATCAGCTCATAGTCGCCGCTGTTTGTTTGCAAGTACCGGCTGTCCTCGCTCCAGTCCAGGTGGGTGATGTAGCTGCTGTGACCCTTGcacacgccgacgcgcttgAAATTTCTCGAGGCGTCATACACATCCACGAAGTTATCGTGGCTTCCCACGGCCAGCCACCTGCCGGAGGGCGAGAACTTGATGTCGCCTATGCACTCCCTCCTGTGCTTCttcgcgatgagctcgttgCCGGTGTTGGTGTCGAAGACGatgaagccgccgccgaagaaaccggcggcgatgaacttTCCATCCGGCGAGTACGCCGCGGACCGAACCTTTGAGCTCACGTTCCTAACCGCAATTTGCCTTCGCTGGTACATATCGTACACGCGCAGTGTCTTatcgtcgcccgcgctgaCGAACTGGGGCAGGAATGGGTGCGTCGTGAGACCCCACAGCTCGCTGGTCTGAATCCTTCGCTTGTCGTCGTACCCGGCGCTGTGCCCCTGCGTGATgatccgtcggcgcgtcTTCCAGCTGTCCTCGGTGCTCATGTCGAATTCAAAGATCTCGCTGCCCTTGGTGCCCACGAGCAGCTGGGTCCCCTCCATGAACAGCGACTTGACGCACGGCGCCTTTCCGTCGTAGCTGCAGAGCGGCTTACCCTGGAGATCCGTGATGGTCTCTACCACCTTGGCCATGTCTATGGTGAACACCTTCTCCATGTACTGCGTGAAAAAATTAACCTTCCCGTCCTTCCCGCCGGTGAGGATGTAATCGTCGTTGACAAATATGTCGTGCACCGGGCCCTGGTGCAGAGCCTCAAACTTTTGGATGCactgctcgccgccgtccgcccaCTGGTAGATGATCCCGCCCTGCGTCCCGGTCAGCGTCGAGCCGTCGGTGTGAAACGCGATGGACAGGATGGTCGAAACCGCGCCCATGCGCCCGTACACGCCCCTCTTGCCGACCAAGTATCCGCCCTCCATCACCCAGAACTTTATGTGCTTCACCCCACCCGTGACCAACCTCCCGTCGTACGGGTTGTACTCGCAGTTGAACACCCTGTTCTCGTCCCCCTTGCTGTTCGCGACCATGCGCCTGGATGCCCAGTCGTAGATGGCCACCGAgtggtcgtcgtccaaaCCGACGGATGCCAGGTACTTGCCGGTGCCGTCGAACGATAGCGACACCACGGCCCTCTGGTGGAACCCTTtcagctccgcgagcagctcgcacGTGGTGGACGACCAAACGCAGATGGTGGGGTCCTTGCCCACCTGTCCGGTGGCCATGATCTCCCGGTCCGGGTGCATGGCGAGCGAGACGATGTCGTCGGTGTGCATGGTGAAGAACTGCTGGGTGTGCTCGCGGCTGTCGTAGGCGATCCCGGTGGCGGCCGCCGGGTAGGTCACCAGTCCGTCGATGTTGTACACCAGGTTGTGCCTGGAATCGTGCGCGCGGTAGCCGTAGACGAAGTCCAGCTGGAGGTGGTGGTCGGGTTTCTCGTGCGTGTTGTATCCGGTCGCGTGCGAcgtgggcgcgacgagcgcgcctcTGCACGGCTGACGCGCCAGGAAGCCGTTCTCGGTGGAGCGCTCCACCGGTCCATCCGCGGGTCGCGGTCGGCGGTTGTATCGCTCGttctcctcggcctcgatgTCCGAATCGatgccctcgtcggcgagcatctccagcgcgccctcgtcgtaaATCTCCTCGCCGTATccgtcttcctcgtcgtaTCCCAGGGCACCATCCTTGTCGGCCTCCTTGCCCTTCTTGTCCTTGCCCTTGGACTTTTTCTTCTTGCCGCCGAAGCTGAAGATACCCATGGCGGACCGATACTCGACGCCCCTCGAGGCGTCGGCAAGGCTGCTCGGAGGCGCGACGTCTCTTTGGCTTTCGCTTCGATTTTTCAAAAGCGAGTTGACACTGCAAAAGCCCGACCGGTCAAATTTTGTTACGACCGACCGATCTCGACTACACAATAGCTGCGTGTTACTACAACATTCAGGGCTAATGGTACTCTCGGACGCACTCCACtccgggcgacgcgtttgTCGTGTGTGTGTGCACCTGCGACGAATGGTTCGGTGGGTCGACCGGGTCAGAGTGGGGACTTGGGTGACGAACGTTCGGttcgggcgtcgaggagccggCGCGAGCTTTGCCGACCGTTGTAGACCCCTTTGCCATGAAGCATCGAAGGGGGGGATTTGTAGCCGGCCCTTTCATCTCGCCACCCTTTCATACCCAACTCTCCAACGGTAAGATGAAAGAGAGGGTTCAGAGGAAATGGCCCAGCTGAAAAGGCGTGGGAAAagtgggcggcgccgtgacTGAAACCCGTAAGGGCGAATGAGGTTGAAATCACGCGGATCATACGGCTCTTCCAATCGCTTGGTCTCATCATCCGAGTATCATCACGAGGCACCCAAAACAAAAAAAACGCGGGTGAGAGGGTAAATACACACTGTAATTGCCCTATTGGCACCGAACCGCGATCGGGACCAGCCCCGCGGTCCGGCTTCCTATCGAGAGACAAAATTATCCCAGGGAATGCTTTCAGCCAATCTTTGGACAGAGCGGACCACAGCCTTGCGGCGATCCAACTCCGTGGCAGAGTGGCTACGAACGAATCCGGGCATCGGGGAGATATGCGTGTGGAAATAGACACAACGCACGGGCACTGATGGCCTCGGGCTGCAACACGAATCACACGATCGATCTTGCACACGATAtgggacgcgcgaggcgtggATATCGCTTTAGCCGTCCGGGGTAAGATCGTATGCGACGAGAAAACACAAACAATCGACTGAGAAATGTGCCAACGAGACAGGTCAACGACTTCCCACCGATAGGGATGCCATTGGTTTAAGTTTGGCTTACGATTCTCTGCTCCAGAGATCATGACTAGCCTCATCAGGTTCAGCCACGTCGCCTCATTCTGCTGGAGCATGGTTTGCGAAAAACCGGCGAGCTTGTCTGGTTCCCCGGCCGATTCGTGGTTCGTGGGCAAGGGCGCGGGCACGTACCTTGCTGGTGTGAGATCAAGCTCACGTGTTGATCACGGCCTCGAAACCCCCTTTCATTCAATCAAGCGGTCTTGAAGAAGGAGACTGAGAGCCAGTTGAGGTAGACGAAAATAATTGTCGCTGGTATCGTGATTGGGATGAGCAGGGAGTAGTACCCGGCATCGTCCGTCGACGATCCACCGTCGGTGCGGACGAAGTTCCAAACGGCGATGGGCACCGTGATGAACCCGGCGAGGCCGAACGCCAGCAGAACAATCCCCGTCAGCTTTCGAagcgcgacgccatcgtcctcgaggttccactgccgccgccccgcgacgtcgtcaaaACCCATCGTCGCGATGCGCGAAGGTTGCGCGTCTCCGATGCGCCGGAACGAGGGGTCCACCGACGGACGCTCACGACAGGGTCTGCATCCAACCTCAAACCGACCCGGTGACCCGATTCCCGTGCCAAAGCGCCGGAGTTGAGTGAGCGAAGGAGCGCTAAACCTAACGAGAAATTAGAGCGCCGTCAAGTACAGTACCGGGCAGTCAGCTGGTCAGCTGGTCAGGAGCCAGCCAGCCAGCACAGGCAGACAGGGCAGCTCGCAGCCAAAAAGTCGCACTGCTCGCAGGTGGCGGTCCAGTATGCTTGCCATGGCTCATGTTCGATTGATGAGATACTTTTACAATACACGCGCGTCACTCAGTCGCTCAGCACGAACTGGATGAATTCGTCGTAGTCCACCtccccgtctccgccgctGTCTGCGAGCTtgatggcgtcctcgatCTCGTCATCCGTCAGCTTCTCTCCGATGaccttcatcgccgcgcgcagctcctcggcgctgaTGGTCCCGCTCCCATCCTTGTCGAAAACCATGAAGACGTCCATGAGCTCCTTCTCCGGGTTACCCTCGTTCATTTTCCGGAGCATCATGGTGAGAAACTCCGGAAAGTCGATCTCTCCgttgccgtcggcgtcgatctcgcGCACCATGGTTTCCAGCTCGGCGTTTGTTGGCTTCTGACCGAGGGACTTCatcacgtcgccgagctcctggGTGGTGatgctcccgccgccgtccttgTCAAAGATGGCGAACGCATCCTTGAACTCCTTCACCTGTCGCCTGGTGAGATACGGCCTGATGGGTGGGGTTCGAGGTGTGGGGGGCGCGAGGTCAGGCGCCTGGGGTTCGGCCCGGGGAAAAAATGAATCGTGAAAtgacggggacgcgcgcgtgaaaGGTCGGCGTGTGCGCGGTGGGGGGCAGAATTATGCCTCGCGATCGCATTTCTGGGACTGCTGGATTCTTTGGATAGGCAAGGGGACGCACCACTCGGCGCtgagctcctcgtccgtgAGGTGTTTCTTGCTCATGGCTCCCCCCGAATTCACGCTGGCTAGAGTATCCGCCCCCTCGAGGGTGTTTCCCCCTCGCTCCGGTCGCCGTGTCCGTTAGGTGATCCGAGTTCGGatgggacgcgacggaccggTCCACTCGTCAGTTCGCGCGAGTAGGTCGGAGCCcggttcgcgtcgcgtcgtcgctcgcgcgcttcgcAGTGGTCCGGAACCGTTGGGGAAATTGACCTCTCGGGTGATCCTGAAAGCCTGACTGCTTTGCATACAAAATCACGGTCGGTTTTCAACACCCTGACTGCTGTGCTGCCCGGCCAGACGCCAGTTCCTGTCAACCTCGAGCCGTGCCTCCTTCGCCCTCACTCTCTTGGGGCGCACTGCCACGATgaccgcgtgcgcgtcgacggcacgCCTCACCACTCAAATCGTCTCCTCGACCGTCTCGCATCGCGTGAAGCATCGAGGGGCGACCCGAGGCCCCGCGCGAAGGCGTCTCGACGGAGCGCTTCGACGTGCGTCGCAGAGAGGTTTTGGGCATCCATCGTCAACCAGGGTGAGGGCGactgacggcgacgacgatgggtACTACGAGAGCTGGGCCAAGTACCCCGACGACCAGGGCGTGCCTCCCGAGATCGCGCAGCTGCTCAGAgaggtgggcgacggcgaaccgGACATGTGGAAGACCAAACCTCCGTGGTGTCAGCCATGGACTATCCTGCTGACGGGCACGGCGGTCACagcggcgcccaccgcggtgtTTCACGCCAAGTGGCTCAGCGCTCTGGTGGCGGTTCCCATCGTGGCGTGGTGGTACGTGTTCCTTGTGGCGGTGCCGAAACAGTTCAAGGAGTacgtggaggcggcgagggggtACTATCCCAGGAGAGAGTAGGCCGTAGCGAAGGGAAAAACTGATGTGAGAACAAACAACAGGGATTATTTGCTGACTTGCAACCCTTGGGTCGCCACAAACCCGAGGGCTGCGAGGGTTCACCGCCCCGACGATGCGAACGACACGAcatcttcttctcctcctcatcGGGTGCCTGGCGGTCACGGGGTCCGTCgtggccgcggacgagggcgtcgtcgtcgaggtcgaggctgACGAAGTCATAGGGTCGGACTTCTCGGCCGACTCGAACGGGACGAGGCGATTCGCgctgacggacgaggagagAGAGGGGCTGGCGAAGCTCTTCGAAtccgtcgacgtggacgggtCCGGAGGCGTGGACTACCTCGAGCTGGCGTCGTTCCTCCGCGCCATGTCGgagctggacgacgacctcaAGGCCGCCATCTCGCCTAGCAACGTGTACAAGCTCTTCGCCAgatcggacgacgacggcgacgggaggcTATCGGACGGCGaattcggcgccgcgctcgtggcgtggtccgcggaggagtggtcggacgcggacgaacCACGACGCGCACCCGCGGGAGGCCGGCACCCGCCGTGGGAAGACTCGCGAGACGCGagcggaggcgacgacggggggaTCGAACAAAAGGCTGGCgaccggggcgacgcgcgcgagtggGAGTggaccgcgggcgtcgccagcgcggcgtgcgtgcTCTGCGTCACGGGTCACCCGCGGAACTGCggtcccccgtcgccgccggggtgcgAGGTTTACGAGTTTCGCCACGTgg from Micromonas commoda chromosome 3, complete sequence encodes:
- a CDS encoding predicted protein, which codes for MADTTEVWRQVKEFKDAFAIFDKDGGGSITTQELGDVMKSLGQKPTNAELETMVREIDADGNGEIDFPEFLTMMLRKMNEGNPEKELMDVFMVFDKDGSGTISAEELRAAMKVIGEKLTDDEIEDAIKLADSGGDGEVDYDEFIQFVLSD
- a CDS encoding predicted protein, coding for MLADEGIDSDIEAEENERYNRRPRPADGPVERSTENGFLARQPCRGALVAPTSHATGYNTHEKPDHHLQLDFVYGYRAHDSRHNLVYNIDGLVTYPAAATGIAYDSREHTQQFFTMHTDDIVSLAMHPDREIMATGQVGKDPTICVWSSTTCELLAELKGFHQRAVVSLSFDGTGKYLASVGLDDDHSVAIYDWASRRMVANSKGDENRVFNCEYNPYDGRLVTGGVKHIKFWVMEGGYLVGKRGVYGRMGAVSTILSIAFHTDGSTLTGTQGGIIYQWADGGEQCIQKFEALHQGPVHDIFVNDDYILTGGKDGKVNFFTQYMEKVFTIDMAKVVETITDLQGKPLCSYDGKAPCVKSLFMEGTQLLVGTKGSEIFEFDMSTEDSWKTRRRIITQGHSAGYDDKRRIQTSELWGLTTHPFLPQFVSAGDDKTLRVYDMYQRRQIAVRNVSSKVRSAAYSPDGKFIAAGFFGGGFIVFDTNTGNELIAKKHRRECIGDIKFSPSGRWLAVGSHDNFVDVYDASRNFKRVGVCKGHSSYITHLDWSEDSRYLQTNSGDYELMFWEIPGCEQVKFPTALKDTKWDSWTSTLGWPVQGVWPKHADGTDVNACCRSADGTVVATADDFGLVKLFRYPSDVGRADYHGYLGHSSHVTNCRFSYNDEFLITVGGNDRCAFQWRHYEADEGDEEMTSEVEEEVLTSVEDYEDFSKTNQVVQMVMTGHINGVPQYMPLSSLEAKPSREIPQGSGLDPAAELEFVHGYRAHDTRDNLFYTARGEVVYHTAALGIVYNRESNTQRFLADNPTVDGITGHTDDILCCARHPTGSIFATGEVGRNPKLIVWSSDDPRRPLAILQGFLKKAIVSATFSRDGTLLCAVGADANHSLAVYRWQTGTMLASAKGSPEKIVTVSWSPFQDYVVTCGVKHLMFWSTSPFVARKALFSKRGKIQTMLCCCFPGPDTTVVGTQDGSLYLFKGYQLATNMRRCHQVTHAVIATRDVVISGGKEGKVKFWTIDLMQCLKEVEINHPQAMSGCIKAMHLSGSMLILGTRTGEIYEMDTTSYTYTLMLQGHGYGTVWGLATHPGEHQMCTVGDDCTVRVWDVASRRMVMVRDLGAKGRSVAYHPDGSQIAIGLAGGGLVVLSADSLDTIHAKKDREEPIHELKYSPNGQYLGVGSHDNYIDVYDVGKQYGRMGVAKGHASYIRHIDWSEDSTVMQSNSGDFEMLFWEMPSGKQIKFPADTRNMDWATWTCVAGWPVQGILPRYSMGTDVTTCDRSHTRTVVASGDQFGMLNMYQYPAHKGCAGRTFGAHSAKVTQVRFMFDDTYLITVGADMTLCQWRIVL
- a CDS encoding predicted protein codes for the protein MRTTRHLLLLLIGCLAVTGSVVAADEGVVVEVEADEVIGSDFSADSNGTRRFALTDEEREGLAKLFESVDVDGSGGVDYLELASFLRAMSELDDDLKAAISPSNVYKLFARSDDDGDGRLSDGEFGAALVAWSAEEWSDADEPRRAPAGGRHPPWEDSRDASGGDDGGIEQKAGDRGDAREWEWTAGVASAACVLCVTGHPRNCGPPSPPGCEVYEFRHVGIAVAESRAHAATLGNFLRRRGLTHE
- a CDS encoding predicted protein encodes the protein MGFDDVAGRRQWNLEDDGVALRKLTGIVLLAFGLAGFITVPIAVWNFVRTDGGSSTDDAGYYSLLIPITIPATIIFVYLNWLSVSFFKTA
- a CDS encoding predicted protein — protein: MLQQNEATWLNLMRLVMISGAENRKPNLNQWHPYRWEVVDLSRWHISQSIVCVFSSHTILPRTAKAISTPRASHIVCKIDRVIRVAARGHQCPCVVSISTRISPRCPDSFVATLPRSWIAARLWSALSKDWLKAFPGIILSLDRKPDRGAGPDRGSVPIGQLQCVFTLSPAFFLFWVPRDDTRMMRPSDWKSRMIRVISTSFALTGFSHGAAHFSHAFSAGPFPLNPLFHLTVGELGMKGWRDERAGYKSPPSMLHGKGVYNGRQSSRRLLDARTERSSPKSPL